The genomic region CCGGAACTTTTCAAAACAGAATTTCACAGCAAAAAGGAAACCCATCACCTCTCTATCCGTCACATTTTCACTGATGGGTTGGGCTCTTTAGTTTCTTACATTTTCTCAGACGAAGTAGGAAGAATACAGTAAACGTCATTCTCACAATGAAAAACACAGACAGTTGTAATATTTTGTGGCATGCTTGTACCTTTTCATAGTAAAGCAGGTCTTGACAGGTATCTTATGAAAATAAGGTATAAGGACTCTTCTAACACACAAATGTTCAGGAATCTGAGGGGACATAACTAAAACAGAAAAGAAAAACGAACCAACGGAAACGAGTCTTGAGGGTCCCTGCCTTTTGGCAATGAAGGAACTTTGAGAAAGAGGGATCTGTTCCCCCACTCCCCAGCCCCTCTCACGGGCTGGATTTGGCCCATGTGTATTTGCACAAGTGTGTGAGTATGACAAGTCCCTGGCCACCTGAGTAGGATATGGCCTGCGTGTGTAGGtaaatgtgtatatgtgtgtttagtCCTGGCAGGCAGGCCAGCAGCCACCTCAGGAGGTGTTGGTGATTGGTTTGTACTTCTTGAGGCGGGTCCACTGTCCTGTGGAGTAGTTCATCTCAAACACCGTGTCCACCAGCATGGTGGTGCTGCCCGTGCCGTCCGCCTTGGGCAGGATCTCGGTGTGCTCGCTTAGCTTGATCTGGATGATGTCGCCCTGCTCCGGACACGGGTTCTCTGGAGGAGGGGAGACACCAACATGTAGAGGTGTAGTTGGTGTGTGTCATTGCAGGAGAACTCGCAGTGGAGCGAGAGTGTtttaaaaggtgtgtgtgtagcCAGCTCCGCCTCCAGAGCACTTGAACATACCCACGCATTACTAAAAACATTACTAGTACGTTAAACTCATACAGCATGCCACTAAGTGGACATACTCCAGCACAGGTCTgttgcaccttaattggggaggatgggctcgtggtaacggCTGGAGCGTAAATCAGTGGAATGGAATCAAATACGTCGGAATTTGCCATTCCACTTCTCCGTTCCAGcccttattatgagccgtcctacTCTCAGCAGCATCCCCCTGTACTTGAGGGAATATTTCTTCTCCCTTGCAAAAAGCTGTTACTTATTACAAAAACTTTGCAATTTCCAACAGTACAAAACTCACACGCTAGGTGGACTTCATCTAGGAAAATGGGAGTATGTGCACAAAGCAGTACAGTACCTCTGGATCCGGCCATGAAGCCCAGGATGAGAGCTTTCTCTGGTCTGGTGACCTTGTTAGCGGTCTTGAACATTTCCTGAGCAGCATACATCTGTTCTCTCTGGGGGGGACCACAACACATGGCACAGAgattacaccacaccacacttcatgcatttacattttagacatttagcagatgctcttatacagagtcacttacagtcacagtgcattcaactaagacAAAACTACATACCTCTTAAGTAAAACCACCATCCCATACCAAACCAAACCACCATTACAAATACGGAACTACAATCTCTACAGTCAGTGTTTGTATGGAAGCGTAACATTCTAGCATAGTAACACAAGTTCATCTTAGAATGCATGCCCAATATATCGCTTCATTCTAAGTAGTATAGTGGTGCGAATGTTGGAACAGAGTCCCAATGATGCCTTTATCCAACTCACAGTGAGCGAGAGGTTCTTTTTGGGCTGGGGCGTGCTGGGCTGGGGGGTAGCGGGGGGCTGTGTGGCTGGGGTCTCGGGCTGCGTGGCAATGGCGGCAGCTGGGGGGCCGTTGCTGCTGGCGGGGGTGCTGGCTGGCGTGCTGGGGGAGGCGGGGGCGGTGGGGCTGGCGGCCGTGTTGCCGGCGTTGTACATGGGCGTCCTTTGTTTGAACTGGCCGGGGAGGGTGGTGGCGGCAGCGCTGGGCGTGGCTGACTCCTCAGGCTGTCGACCCGACTGCAGGGCGTCGCGCCCTGCACCGCCCGCATTCGctagagaaagaagaggaggatgaatgaAGACTCAGTTTTTCGACATCTGAGACTATCGCTCTATCAATCGCTAATTGGTTGTGCAGAAGATTGGATAGGAGTAAGTACGGATGGAAATCTTGTCAGAACTTTGTCAATCCAGGTAGTTTGTCAAACCAATACATCAAATTCCATGTGGTGTATCAAAAGGCAAGCTGCTACGAGGATTGTAAATCAAGCTGCctcgctacagaaacaggagactgCCCTATAGACCGTTCTGGCTCAGACAAGGCTTTAATTGTCAATTGCCCAGGGCTTATTTACTCAATATGCTACAACCGTGCCATATTGCAAAAACCAACTTCGTAAAAGACCAAATGGAGGGTAACAGATATCTAGGTGTGTGAAGTTGTCTCTCTCACCTGGCTGCGTCTCTGAACTGGgaatgtaggaggaggaggggaccaTACTGGGAGTAGCAGGCAGGTAACTCGTAGACGGCAGGGCGCTCTCGTTGTTCAACGCACCCAGTTTCTGAAAACACCCGTTGGAATAGGTTACAATTCAATACATCACTTTGTAAATTGCGTGAGTGTCTCTCGTCCTACCTGTGTAGACACCAGTCCAGCAGCATAGTCTGGTGTAGCATTCTCAACCACAGCCTCCTCTTTGGCAGCTTTCTCCCCAGCCTCTGTTTCTGTTACCACGAGAGAAAGAGATCAATAAGGATGAGTGAGTCAAAGACggtgaataatagtgaagactgcTAGCTAGatagagatacagtgccttcggaaagtattcagacacctagactttttccacattttgttacgttacagccttattctaaaatggattaaacaaataaaaacccttagcaatctatacacaataccccataatgaaaaaacaaacacaggtttttagaaatgtttgtacatttatcaaatataaaaaaacattgacataatatttacataagtattctgaccctttgctatgaaactcgaaattgagctcaagtgcgtcctgtttctattgatcatctttgagatgtttctacaacttggtaaattcaattgattggacaggatttggaaaggcacacacctgtctatataaaaaggtcccacagttgacagtgcatgtcagagcaaaaaacaaaccatgaggttgaaggaattgtccgtagagctccgagacaggattgtgtcgaggcacagatctggtgaagggtaaaaaaaaaactattctgcaacattgaagatccccaacaacacaatggcctccatcattcttaaatagaagtttggaaccattaagacttttcctagagctggccgcccgaccaaactgagcaatcggaccagaagggcctttgtcagggaggtgaccaagaatccgacagtcactctgacagagctctagagttcctctgtggagatgagagaaccttccagaaggacaaccatctctgcagcacttcaccaatcaggcctttatggtagagtggccagacggaagccactactcagtaaaaggcacgtgacagcccgcttggagtttgccaaaagacacctaaaggactcagaccatgagaaccaagattctctggtctgatgaaaccaagattgaactcttttgcctgaatgccaagagtcaagTCGGGAGaaatcctggcaccatccctacggtgaagcatggtggtggcagcatcacgctgtggggatgttttttcagcggcagggactgggagactagtcaggatcgagggaaagatgaacggagcaaagtacagagagatccttgatgaaaacctgctccagagtgctcaggacctcggaaggtgaaccttcaccccagtctaacaggacaacgagcctaagcagacagccaagacaacgctggagtggcttcgggtcaagtctctgaatgtcctttagtggcttagccagagcccggacttgaacccaatcgaacatctctggagagacctgaaaatagctgtgcagcgacgctcccatccaacctgacagcttgagaggatctgtggagaagaacgggagaaactccacaaatacagctgtgccaagcttttagcgtcatacccaagaagacgaggctgtaattgctgtcaaatatgcttcaacaaagtactgaaaagggtatttttataaatttgctaaaatgtataaacagtttttgctttgtcattatggggtagtgtgaagATTGATGGGTGAAAAAAGTagtaattttagaataaggctgtaacataacaaaatgtggaaaaagtcaaggggtctgaatactttccgaatgcactgttgaTACTGTAAAtatattaataaatgcatttacCCAAAGTCTTTCTTCTCCTCTTTGCCTCTCTACCAGCTCCCACCATATCGAGCTCTGAGATGTCTAACAACTAAAGAACAGACAATAATGTGCATCAGACTCGCTTAACACATTGAACCATCAATTTAAAATGACAATCCTTTTAATACAGCTTCCCATCAGGGTTTCTGTTAGCCGGTAACAGCTGGCTTTTGGCATTTAAAAAAAgttaataaaatgtatttaattctgcaaaaaaatgtataatCTCATTGCTAAATAATGCTTTGCCAATTcattgatgaaaatacaacagcgtagaccttagagtgaaatgcttactttacaagcccttaaccaacaatgcagctttTAGAAAAATAcctaagaaataaaagtaacaaaggctatacacagggggtactggtatagagtcaatgtgcaccGGTTGGTCGAGGTAATATGGacatgtaggtagagatattaaagtgactatgcatagataagagaGTAGCAGGAGCGTAAAAGAGGaccatgcaaatagtctgggtagccatttgattagatgttcaggagtcttatggcttgggggtagaagctgtttagaagccttttggacctagacttggcgctctggtaccgcttgccatgcggtagcataGAGAAGtctgtgacttgggtggctggagactgtgacaatttttagggccttcctctaacactaCATCACTTCCTCtcacaggcagtgatgcaacccatcaggatgctctcagatggtgcagctgtaaaaccttttgaggatcggaggacccatgccaaatcttttcagtcccctgagggggaataggctttgtcgtgccttcttcacaactgtcttggtgtgtttggaccatgatagtttgttggtgatgtggacaccaaggaacttgaagctctcaacctgctccattgcagccccatcgatgagaatgggggcgtgctcggtcctccttttcctgtagtccacaatcatctcctttgtcttgatcacgttgagggaaaggttgttgtcctggtaccacacggccaggtctcttacctcctccctcgttgtcggtgatcaggtctaccactgttgtgtcatcggctaacttgatggtgttggagtcgtggctGGCCGTACAGTTgtgagtgaacagagagtacaggaggggactgagcacacaccccagaggggccccccgtgttgaggatcagcgtggagtATGTTTTGTTACCTACCCATACCACCTGGGGgtagcctgtcaggaagtccaggatccagttgcagagggaggtgtttagtcccagggtccttagctttcttgatgaactttgagggcactatggtgttgaacgctgagctgtagtcaatgaatagcatctCATATAAgtgttccatttgtccaggtgtgaaagggcagtgcggagtgcaataaagattgcaggatctgttggggtggtatgcaaattgaagtgggtctgttgtgagtcatgaccagcctttcaaagcacttcatggctacagacgtgagtgctacgagtctgtagtcatttagacaggttaccttagtgttcttgggcctagggactatggtggtctgtttgaaacatgttgcaTCCTggagttgcatgttctgttaagatgaattaccataatctaaatgtgattttgGTTATTTTGAGCACCGTGCGTGGACGTCCTAATCAGTTTACACACCCAATACATTTGGGTCCAgtacatttctcaaatgtccgGTAAATTAAAATGCTCCTGGTCAAATGTCCAGCACCACATTTTCATAACAGAAACCCTGCTTCCTGTCTACTGTGAAAATCATTTTTTTattacaaaattacatattggtttccttactgTATAAGCAGCCTATGAACGAGGTtagacagcaatccatgctttggttttgccTGTGTGGCCACTGTCCgaaaacaaaaccaaagcatgtaTTGCGAtcttaccttgtccatagactgcttgcAGGATGAGGAAATCAAGGTAATTTTGTactttgggtgaactatcccttaaaAGAAAACAAGGTCACTTGTTAAGGCCCCTTCGTTACCTTGACTCCCCTCTCCTTGCGCAGGGGCGTCCGTGCGGGGGCTATGGGTGTGCGGTTGCTCGGCGGGCTGAACATACTGGGGGTGGTGGGGCTGCGGAACGGGGCTTTGGGGATCCCCTTGAGGGGTGCTGGAAGGGAGAGTATAAAACATGATATCTCAGCAACCAATTAGACACCCGtgggtatgaatgtgtgtgtaagtgttcATATGCATAGTCTTAGCAACAACAAGTATTgtaattgctgtgtgtgtgtgtcactcactgGTGGTGTCAATCTTCTTGACCAGGCCTCTTCCTTTTGCATGGAAAGGCACTCCCGCTGTCTTCTTCAGCTGTTGAGCCGTCTCTGTGGCTGAAACCACAACAGACCGTGAGGCAAAAATattttgcaatggaaaatgtTTAAAACAACTAATTTAGTTAAAGTTCCACCCAGTTTCATCCTGTTTGCTTCTGTTAgattcctagtgaatacaccagagggtgttgttcatttggcaccaaacagaagaaaacaaatAGGGAGGGACTacatgaacttgtccaataagaaacattcATATTCATTTTCCAGTGCGTGCTGTAATGAACATGAGTCATGACCATTCACTAATGTGAAAAAGACCATTCACTAAACTAGCACAAAaggtagggccctataaaatagtATTTTTTGCCTGATTTAATTTTGTTTCCCCTCCAAAATTCCAGTTTCTCTGTTTTGATTTTACAGGTTTCTGTTTTTCCCCAGTTTCAGGTTCTCTAAATCATACTTTTTATATAGAAAAACTAAAACATGATGTTCTAAATCCACAACCATGCTTAAAACCACATCAAGAGAACACTtatgaggtctgggaaaaatctaaGAAATCTTGATTTTTGGGTGTAGTTCATCTTTAATTTAAGTGCAGCATGAGACCATTGTTTGGTTAGCGATGTTTCTGTAGCGCTCACGTGATTGCAGAGTTGGTAAAACAAAAGGCCACTAATCATGATATTCTGCCAGGTAGACATTGGCTACTTTGAAATTAAAGTTGATCTAGTCAAAAATTGCTCCGCCATTTCCTTGTTACTAGAACTCTaattgcctaatttcagttttagtgtagagaatcattgtaccatctacaccaatgtgaaatatattttccataattaAAAATATTGTTGCTTCAGCCGTTTGAAGCTAttgtacaaaaccgaaagcaaAACCAAAACCGGAATATCGCATaaagaacagatctactgcttcttagacttgctttcaagtaGAATTATAGATCTATAACACATTTCTTTGTGAATTCAGTTGGGTcgccccaaaaagttacatattgccacTAACATTTAATTGAGGTTTTTgagaaagcctttccatctaccagaagacggcTGTCATtacattagcatcatcgctaacggctacgcAAAGTGTTCGACAAAcgcgtgcacatacacacacgggaATTCCTGTGCCTTTGCCTCTTCAGAAAGTTGAAGGAAAATATGAATCACTGACGTATTTTGTTCAGGTCTTATGATAATCTTAAACAAATGAATGAATGCTCAATACATTTAGTTAATTTCCTAGTAAGCTCAATTGATTTTTTAATGTTGTTGAATTCCATTTTAAGGTCTAGATTCCATCTGCGTTCTCCGCAACggagattttatagggccctacaaAGGACAGGAGACCCGAAACATGGCGAGCCAGGGTCTTTCCTGCATAGAATAGTCTTGGGCGGGCCGCCTAAGTCCAAATAATTTATTTTCAAGATGGAATAACACTGTCAGCGTAAACTTAAATGACAAACTAGTATGTAGAAAAGATAGACCTATGTATCTTTAAATACAtatgagaactaacaatcactaAAATAAAAGCCAGACTAAAACGATGATTTCAGAAGTATTGACTTGTTAAAATGTTTGAGCATAAGGACACAacattagccatggcaaaatgcataggaTTGCAGGAAATTTACTTAAACTGCAATATTTTCTCTCAGCTCCAGCTTGAGGGAGCAGTCTCGGGAAAGGACTTGTCTATCCATATACACCAGTGTACAAATGAGTATACAAAACTGTAGGAACGCCTTCCTGatgttgagttgcacccccttttgccctcagaacagcctcaagcCGTCAgagcatggattctacaaggtgtcgagagcatggattctacaaggtgtcgaaagcattccacagggttgcttgatggcccatgttgactccaatgcgtcccacagttgtgttaagctggatgtcctttgggtagtggaccatttttaatacacatgggaaactgttgagcatgaaaaacccagcagcgctgcagttcttgacacctggcacctactaccacacctcattcaaaggcacctaaatctttggtcttgcccattaaccctctgaatggcacacagacaatccatgtctcaaatccttaaaaaaaaaaaacctgtctcctcccctacaTCTACACTTACGGAAGTGGATTTACCAagtgacatccataagggatcatagctttcacctggtccgTCTAGGTCATGGACAAAGGAAATGTGCCTAATGTTTCGTCCGGACTTTTTAGATTGCGTGTAGTTAGGTATTCTGCACTTTgagctagaaacaagcatttcactgcacctgcgataacatccaCAAATCtctgtacgcgaccaataaacgtAAGTAATTTTGATTAGCAGGAAATTTGCTTAACTGATCAAATTCTCTACACTccataacaaaatgtgtgaaaagAAAAATGCATATAATTTCCTTCAAGAAATTGGCTTTAAAACACTGAAATTCTCTCAACTGCCAAGATGGGGGCCTCAAAAACATTCTTGCCCAAGGCCTTGACTGAATTCAGCCGCACCGATGGGCTGGCCGTGCCACGCCCACCACCGTAGCCCCTTTTAAATACAGAAAAAGCACTGGGACCATCTGAAGAGTCTAAAGTGGCTTCACTTTCTCATCTGCACTGACATGCGAAAAACAAATGGACAAGTGAAAGCAACTCCCAAGTAAGCATCCACCATAGCACTTTAACTTTTGCTTTTCAGATCAGGGGCCACATTCATTAAGCGTCTCAGAGTAAGAGTTGTGATCTGCCTTTTAAATCATAATGAGTaacattacatggacagggggaacATGATCCTTGATCAGTATTCCTAGGCCCCAGATGAAGAAGATGACGAGGATGCCACTTTAGACTATTGACATGCACCCAGGGTGGGTGGATCGAGTGAAGTATCTTCTCTTACATTTCTGCAGCAGCTCTGCCCTGAGGGTGGCGCTCTTGGGCTTCCTCTTGAGCTGGAAGTGTTTGACGGGGGGCGTGAGTGGGCCCACCAGGGTGGTCAGGGCGCTTTTGTTCAGGTACT from Oncorhynchus kisutch isolate 150728-3 linkage group LG9, Okis_V2, whole genome shotgun sequence harbors:
- the LOC109896956 gene encoding negative elongation factor A; the protein is MASMKDSDTGLWLHNKLGSTDELWAPSSIASLLTVSVIDNIRLCFSSLSPPVKLKILLGMLHLPRRTVDEMKEALSEIIQLATVDSEPWVLMVADILKSFPETGSLNLDLEEQNPNVQDILGELREKVSECEASAMLPLECQYLNKSALTTLVGPLTPPVKHFQLKRKPKSATLRAELLQKSTETAQQLKKTAGVPFHAKGRGLVKKIDTTTPLKGIPKAPFRSPTTPSMFSPPSNRTPIAPARTPLRKERGVKLLDISELDMVGAGREAKRRRKTLETEAGEKAAKEEAVVENATPDYAAGLVSTQKLGALNNESALPSTSYLPATPSMVPSSSYIPSSETQPANAGGAGRDALQSGRQPEESATPSAAATTLPGQFKQRTPMYNAGNTAASPTAPASPSTPASTPASSNGPPAAAIATQPETPATQPPATPQPSTPQPKKNLSLTREQMYAAQEMFKTANKVTRPEKALILGFMAGSRENPCPEQGDIIQIKLSEHTEILPKADGTGSTTMLVDTVFEMNYSTGQWTRLKKYKPITNTS